In bacterium, a single genomic region encodes these proteins:
- a CDS encoding portal protein — MAVPQPPFPAYQDDAKIFVNLLTLRNAVDPWAREINDNLLVHRLRWLLQANQTTTAVDNFSHDFNDNIFDSTTVLALRTAIAGFLSGCTSPASPWVILGVDEEQLAVRSAVKAFLDYANKRLLTAFDRSNFYTEMASHFADLLCLPSAVTLIEQDPVFKVRYNTLSWGTYVLDIDENGDVNTIGREEQFKVRQLVPKFCKLTDDGQYDLSNLSTEVADWWKSGLTENMERWVVVRHVIRPNPNFTPDKPQAKYKRWLSRYFEKTTGELTGKYLRESGYDWFPAFVSRWSKRSQEVYANECPGLQVLADIKQLYKTTEDLNHGTDLVLDPPLTGPDAFNDEIIQKGPGGFTADNSTDPKAGLRPLFEIAHDLKWVSENKRDLRNIVERGFFTDLFLAISRLRDSVTGQVSATEVDALRDEKMVELGPVTQMVFRALRHCIDVTFTILNEAGEMPPPPAELVGRDLPPEFISPFARAQKVALLGLVDKLLAYGEKMVQMGDQTPLVKIDFGAVLDQIGKILNLPAGFLRPEDVVAQMRAASQKAAADQHQAELMQQASQTAKNLGQTPTDGNNLVTQLLKMAQAGNLAPAA; from the coding sequence ATGGCCGTTCCCCAACCTCCTTTTCCAGCCTACCAGGACGACGCGAAGATCTTCGTCAACCTGCTGACCCTCCGCAACGCGGTGGATCCGTGGGCCCGCGAGATCAACGACAACCTGCTCGTCCACCGCCTGCGCTGGTTGCTCCAGGCCAACCAGACCACCACCGCCGTCGATAATTTCTCCCACGACTTCAACGACAACATCTTCGATTCCACCACGGTCCTGGCCCTCCGCACGGCCATCGCCGGGTTCCTTTCGGGCTGCACGTCGCCCGCCTCCCCCTGGGTCATCCTGGGCGTGGACGAGGAACAACTGGCGGTCCGCTCGGCCGTCAAGGCCTTCCTGGACTACGCCAACAAGCGGCTCCTGACCGCCTTCGACCGGTCCAACTTCTACACCGAGATGGCCAGCCATTTCGCGGACCTGCTTTGCCTGCCTTCGGCCGTGACCCTCATCGAACAAGACCCCGTTTTCAAGGTGCGCTACAACACGCTGTCCTGGGGTACCTACGTCCTGGACATCGACGAGAACGGGGATGTGAACACCATCGGGCGGGAAGAGCAGTTCAAGGTCCGCCAATTGGTCCCCAAGTTCTGCAAGCTCACGGACGACGGGCAATACGACCTTTCCAACCTTTCCACCGAGGTGGCCGATTGGTGGAAGAGCGGCCTGACCGAGAACATGGAACGGTGGGTCGTCGTCCGCCATGTCATCCGGCCCAACCCCAACTTCACGCCCGACAAACCCCAGGCCAAGTACAAACGCTGGCTGAGCCGTTATTTCGAGAAGACGACCGGCGAACTGACCGGCAAATACCTGCGGGAAAGCGGCTACGACTGGTTCCCCGCCTTCGTTTCCCGCTGGTCCAAGCGCAGCCAGGAAGTCTACGCCAACGAATGCCCGGGCCTGCAGGTCTTGGCCGACATCAAGCAGCTCTACAAAACGACCGAGGACCTGAACCACGGGACCGACCTGGTCCTGGACCCTCCCTTGACCGGGCCGGATGCCTTCAACGACGAGATCATCCAGAAGGGCCCAGGCGGGTTCACCGCCGACAACTCGACCGACCCCAAGGCGGGCCTGCGCCCCCTCTTCGAGATCGCCCACGACCTCAAGTGGGTCTCGGAGAACAAGCGGGACCTGCGGAACATCGTGGAACGCGGGTTCTTCACGGACCTGTTCCTGGCCATTTCCCGCCTACGCGATTCGGTGACCGGCCAGGTCTCGGCCACCGAAGTGGACGCCCTGCGCGACGAGAAGATGGTCGAACTGGGCCCTGTGACCCAGATGGTCTTCCGGGCCCTGCGCCACTGCATCGACGTGACCTTCACCATCCTCAACGAGGCCGGCGAGATGCCCCCGCCCCCCGCCGAACTGGTCGGCCGCGACCTCCCGCCCGAATTCATTTCGCCTTTCGCCCGCGCCCAGAAGGTGGCCCTGCTGGGCCTCGTCGACAAGCTCCTGGCCTACGGCGAAAAGATGGTCCAGATGGGCGACCAAACGCCCTTGGTCAAGATCGACTTCGGCGCGGTCCTCGACCAGATCGGCAAGATCCTCAACCTGCCCGCCGGCTTCCTTCGGCCCGAGGACGTGGTGGCCCAGATGAGGGCCGCTTCCCAAAAGGCCGCCGCCGACCAGCACCAGGCCGAACTGATGCAACAGGCCTCCCAGACCGCCAAGAACCTCGGCCAGACCCCGACCGACGGGAACAACCTCGTCACCCAACTTTTGAAGATGGCGCAGGCGGGCAACCTGGCCCCGGCGGCCTGA
- a CDS encoding terminase: protein MISLADQKAVAQDLARFKYKPYQFVMWAFPWGRKGTHLEHKQPYRWQLDSLKAMEKRIEHWGPRTQYMLDREADIAGNGNGKSAKSVFKLLWAFTTCELTRGFVTSGTADQLATKFWPEMSKWYSLFIARHFFTLTATALFPVNPQYKLEWRVDMQPWSLNHPESGAGMHNEGRRIIKIFEESSQIPDPVWQTAEGSNTDTFTEIIHHVNGNGTRNNGWFAEITFGSKAMNWVHNSVDCRTVENANKQLHDEWIKEYGLDSDFCRTHILGLLPRSSALQFIPAEFLEEAECREVTWRPDDPLVMACDPAFGGEDDCVIRFRLGSDMRTFPTIRIPGSEVRDNAVLEGKIHDIFANPRNYGLPRKPDILIIDASGAGGPVFNNLKRTGIKVLPFVGAVTSTDKEGPNGERLYRNMRAYSWARLRDALRLHAAVDDDKYLRRDITNQEATLDEHDKVMLVKKSTMKSMNLPSPNDGDAAAMLWAFHIEPLKQPKNVWEKAARNNRQAKPYSLKDRLSRARGR, encoded by the coding sequence TTGATCTCCCTCGCCGACCAAAAAGCCGTTGCCCAAGACCTGGCCCGGTTCAAATACAAGCCCTACCAGTTCGTCATGTGGGCCTTCCCCTGGGGCCGCAAGGGCACCCACCTCGAGCATAAACAACCCTATCGCTGGCAATTGGACAGCCTCAAGGCGATGGAAAAGCGCATCGAACATTGGGGGCCCCGGACCCAATACATGCTCGACCGCGAGGCGGACATCGCCGGGAACGGCAACGGAAAGTCGGCCAAGTCGGTCTTCAAGCTCTTGTGGGCCTTCACTACCTGCGAACTCACCCGCGGGTTCGTGACCTCGGGGACCGCCGACCAGCTGGCCACCAAGTTCTGGCCCGAAATGAGCAAGTGGTATTCCCTCTTCATCGCCCGCCATTTCTTCACCCTGACCGCCACGGCCCTTTTCCCCGTCAACCCGCAATACAAGCTCGAATGGCGCGTGGACATGCAGCCCTGGAGCCTCAACCATCCCGAATCCGGGGCCGGGATGCACAACGAAGGACGCCGGATCATCAAGATCTTCGAGGAATCCAGCCAGATTCCCGACCCCGTCTGGCAGACCGCCGAGGGCTCGAACACCGACACCTTCACCGAGATCATCCACCACGTGAACGGGAACGGGACCCGGAACAACGGTTGGTTCGCCGAGATCACTTTCGGGTCCAAGGCCATGAACTGGGTCCACAACTCGGTCGATTGCCGGACGGTCGAGAACGCCAACAAGCAACTGCACGATGAATGGATCAAGGAATATGGTCTGGACAGCGACTTTTGCCGGACCCATATCCTGGGCCTTTTGCCACGTTCCTCGGCTTTGCAGTTCATCCCCGCCGAATTCCTGGAGGAAGCTGAATGCCGGGAAGTGACCTGGCGGCCGGACGATCCTCTGGTGATGGCCTGCGACCCCGCTTTCGGGGGCGAGGACGATTGCGTCATCCGGTTCCGGTTGGGCTCGGACATGCGCACATTTCCGACCATCCGCATCCCCGGCTCCGAAGTCCGAGACAACGCAGTGTTGGAAGGCAAGATCCACGATATCTTCGCCAACCCCCGCAATTACGGCCTTCCGCGCAAGCCCGACATCCTCATCATCGACGCCTCGGGCGCCGGCGGGCCGGTCTTCAACAACCTGAAACGAACAGGCATCAAGGTGCTGCCCTTCGTGGGGGCGGTGACCAGCACCGACAAGGAAGGCCCCAATGGGGAGCGGCTTTACCGCAATATGCGGGCCTATTCCTGGGCCCGCCTGCGGGATGCCCTGCGGCTCCACGCGGCCGTGGACGACGACAAATACCTGCGCCGGGACATCACCAACCAGGAGGCCACCCTGGACGAACACGACAAGGTGATGCTGGTCAAGAAGTCCACGATGAAGAGCATGAACCTGCCTAGCCCCAACGACGGGGACGCGGCCGCCATGCTTTGGGCCTTCCACATCGAACCCCTGAAACAACCCAAGAACGTCTGGGAAAAGGCCGCCCGCAATAACCGGCAGGCAAAGCCCTACAGCCTCAAGGACCGCCTGTCCCGTGCCCGCGGCCGGTGA
- a CDS encoding zinc ribbon domain-containing protein: MNEPMNFCPLCQEELQGGLCPSCHYMIPDDTPEENLEITVLVSKKVFEKALENPALWQHLWRETIFNRFLSASLDLKAYVANGFKPIENADEKRTAKAKIDKLEAALPRLVLPKSKKILHPYN; this comes from the coding sequence GTGAACGAACCCATGAATTTCTGTCCCTTATGCCAGGAAGAACTTCAAGGCGGTCTTTGCCCATCCTGCCATTACATGATCCCCGACGACACCCCCGAAGAGAACCTGGAGATCACGGTCCTAGTCTCGAAGAAGGTCTTTGAGAAGGCCCTGGAAAACCCGGCCCTTTGGCAGCATTTGTGGCGAGAAACGATCTTCAACCGCTTCTTGTCGGCGTCCCTGGACCTCAAGGCCTACGTGGCCAACGGGTTCAAACCCATCGAGAACGCGGATGAAAAGCGCACAGCCAAGGCCAAGATCGACAAGCTCGAAGCGGCCCTGCCCCGGTTGGTCTTGCCCAAAAGCAAGAAGATCCTGCATCCGTACAACTGA